One part of the Verrucomicrobiia bacterium genome encodes these proteins:
- a CDS encoding N-6 DNA methylase, which yields GEFYTPRPIIRLVIKIIDPKIGETILDPFMGSGGFLVEAFQHLKAKHPSAKEYERLQSGIIQGQEKKPVPFLLGVMNCILHGLYGAKLTRGNTFSKNIRQLDPAERVDVVLTNPPFGGEEETTLLENFPYPTSATQVLAVQHILRRLKPGGRCGMVVDEGFLSRINEKAFVSTKKDLLEENNLFAVVSLPQGVFTGVGTGVKTNLIFFERGKPTKEVWYYELTGKFSKGKPISDTALEDSWKKYQKRVASDSSWIVPAENLKFFDLTAKNPNGKSDLAHKPPAELVREIEEKERKIGKLLEEIRELV from the coding sequence CGGCGAGTTCTACACGCCGCGACCTATCATTCGCCTCGTTATCAAAATCATTGACCCCAAGATTGGCGAAACCATTCTTGACCCCTTTATGGGATCAGGCGGCTTTCTGGTTGAAGCTTTCCAGCACCTCAAAGCCAAACATCCTTCCGCAAAGGAATACGAAAGACTGCAGTCCGGTATCATTCAAGGACAGGAGAAAAAACCGGTGCCGTTTCTTTTGGGCGTAATGAACTGTATTCTGCACGGCCTTTATGGGGCAAAGCTGACGCGCGGCAACACATTTTCCAAGAACATCCGCCAGCTCGACCCGGCGGAACGGGTTGACGTGGTGCTCACCAATCCGCCCTTTGGCGGGGAGGAAGAAACCACGCTTTTGGAGAACTTTCCCTATCCCACCAGCGCAACCCAGGTGCTTGCGGTGCAGCACATATTGCGGCGGCTAAAGCCCGGTGGTCGGTGTGGAATGGTCGTGGACGAGGGCTTTCTTTCCCGTATTAACGAAAAGGCGTTCGTAAGCACCAAAAAAGACCTGTTGGAGGAAAACAATCTTTTTGCCGTGGTCTCGCTTCCACAAGGGGTATTTACCGGCGTTGGCACAGGCGTCAAAACCAACCTTATCTTCTTCGAACGAGGCAAGCCGACCAAGGAGGTTTGGTACTATGAGCTAACCGGAAAATTTTCGAAAGGAAAACCAATTAGCGATACGGCCTTGGAAGATAGCTGGAAAAAATATCAAAAGCGCGTTGCATCCGATTCCTCGTGGATCGTTCCAGCCGAGAATCTCAAATTCTTTGATCTCACTGCCAAAAACCCCAACGGAAAATCCGATCTGGCTCACAAGCCGCCTGCAGAGCTGGTTCGGGAAATCGAGGAAAAGGAGCGCAAGATTGGAAAACTTTTGGAGGAGATTCGAGAGTTAGTATGA